The proteins below are encoded in one region of Haloarcula marismortui ATCC 43049:
- a CDS encoding amidase, with protein MPSSDDQTIHQPSQERLVELAAAAGLSLNDQEVEDYQQLVNSTLEAAERVAEADNPRFGVHDIKYTDRSPGYRPDADEDPYNAWITKFTVEGAEDGPLSGMEIGLKDNIALAGYEMTCGSSVLEGYVPQIDATVATRLLDAGATLTGKLNMESFAWSGSSDTSDFGTVETPHAEGYLTGGSSSGSGAAPAAGDCDAALGGDQGGSIRVPSAWSGLVGLKPTTGLVPYTGIFPIDRGYDHTGPQAKTVEDAAAILEAIAGEDLHDGLKMDPRQPRGVEADDYTGALDEDLEDISIGVLEEGFGWESSDEEVDTAVRDAIEVLEGLGVETEPVSVETHRLTVPIWTVAATQGGISLLKDEGVGTNYKGWYWDDLLEAFSKFREARAHEFPPTVKTSLLADAHLQDEYSIELYAKAKNLALDAERKYNVHLEEHDALVLPTTPMLPYERDDSLSRVERVSRTLGNLANTGMFDLTNHPALTVPCAKPDGLPVGMMLVGSHLDERTLFKIASSFEAEVDWEQR; from the coding sequence ATGCCAAGTAGTGACGACCAAACCATCCACCAGCCCTCGCAAGAACGGCTTGTAGAACTTGCTGCTGCTGCGGGGTTGAGTCTAAACGACCAGGAGGTTGAGGACTACCAACAGTTAGTTAACTCGACACTTGAAGCGGCTGAGCGCGTTGCTGAAGCCGACAATCCGCGGTTTGGCGTTCACGATATCAAGTACACTGACCGGTCACCGGGGTATCGACCAGATGCTGACGAAGACCCATACAATGCGTGGATCACGAAATTCACCGTTGAAGGAGCCGAAGACGGCCCACTTTCGGGTATGGAAATAGGACTCAAGGACAATATCGCGCTCGCTGGCTACGAAATGACGTGTGGTTCCTCAGTCCTTGAAGGGTATGTTCCACAGATCGATGCTACTGTGGCGACTCGACTACTGGACGCTGGAGCCACTCTCACAGGAAAGCTCAATATGGAGAGCTTCGCGTGGTCCGGGTCGAGTGATACTAGCGACTTTGGCACCGTTGAAACCCCACACGCTGAGGGGTACCTCACAGGAGGGTCATCCAGTGGCAGTGGGGCCGCACCGGCTGCAGGTGACTGTGATGCTGCTCTTGGTGGCGATCAGGGAGGCTCTATTCGGGTCCCAAGCGCTTGGTCTGGACTTGTCGGGCTTAAACCGACCACAGGTCTTGTGCCGTACACTGGTATCTTCCCGATTGATCGTGGGTACGACCACACTGGACCACAGGCCAAGACTGTCGAGGATGCTGCAGCGATTCTTGAGGCGATTGCTGGTGAAGATCTCCACGATGGGCTCAAAATGGACCCTCGCCAACCCCGTGGTGTTGAGGCAGACGATTACACCGGGGCACTCGATGAAGACCTTGAGGACATTTCCATTGGTGTCCTTGAGGAAGGGTTTGGTTGGGAAAGTTCAGATGAAGAAGTTGATACCGCTGTCCGGGATGCTATTGAGGTTCTTGAGGGACTCGGTGTGGAAACAGAGCCAGTGTCAGTTGAGACACACCGACTCACTGTTCCGATTTGGACCGTTGCAGCAACTCAGGGTGGGATCAGTCTCCTGAAAGACGAAGGCGTTGGGACGAACTACAAGGGTTGGTACTGGGATGATCTACTTGAAGCGTTCAGTAAGTTCCGTGAGGCGCGTGCCCATGAGTTCCCGCCAACGGTCAAGACGTCACTCCTTGCTGACGCTCATCTACAGGATGAGTACAGTATTGAACTATACGCGAAAGCAAAGAACCTTGCACTCGACGCCGAACGGAAATATAATGTCCATCTGGAAGAACACGACGCACTAGTTCTTCCGACAACTCCAATGCTTCCGTATGAGCGGGATGACAGTCTGAGTCGGGTTGAGCGGGTTAGCCGAACGCTCGGTAACTTGGCGAATACGGGTATGTTTGATCTGACGAACCATCCGGCACTAACCGTTCCATGCGCGAAGCCGGATGGACTGCCTGTTGGGATGATGCTCGTTGGCAGCCATCTTGACGAGAGGACCCTATTCAAGATTGCCAGCTCATTCGAAGCTGAAGTTGACTGGGAGCAGCGATAA
- a CDS encoding RICIN domain-containing protein produces the protein MTHTTTAESSFETKTWQTDAVPETPVRELSFPGTHHAAMVTDEPDSPEYYDCQTRDVYTQLSDGIRFLDVRVESQGDGDGTVFYGHHADETGQSLDETVFPKIAQYLSAVDNAGASELILLKLSHFYDSGAFSDDAFEADDWEALSTLLTDTFGAYAFDLGAVGGTDALLDATLSEFDGPKIAIFYRTLTEHDDPVSLPDFTAPWAGWVASSYPDTATPGDVLANGVRNDHTETDRLGETQWIIRAPTDLYSGAQQTNAMLPLYEQVVSVAPELNPNLIRVDYYETSDIVPLCRRLSVAGLDGTSDTPPISEGVYSVHSVETGNVIEITDGDTSDGASVVEADWTESDHQRFSIQPTGDGTYRLDAVHSGKVLDVENEGTDDAVDIIQWPWTGNANQRWYAVSVGDDRYAFINKHSGRVLDGEQPGANVHQWHWEGDPNQQWTLHSR, from the coding sequence ATGACGCACACAACAACGGCAGAGAGTTCGTTCGAGACGAAGACGTGGCAGACGGACGCCGTCCCCGAAACACCGGTTCGGGAACTAAGCTTCCCCGGGACCCATCACGCTGCGATGGTGACCGATGAGCCGGACTCGCCAGAGTACTACGACTGCCAGACCAGAGATGTCTACACGCAACTCTCGGACGGAATCCGGTTTCTGGACGTTCGCGTCGAGTCACAGGGCGACGGCGACGGAACCGTATTCTACGGCCATCACGCCGATGAAACCGGCCAGTCCCTCGATGAGACGGTGTTCCCAAAGATTGCCCAGTACCTCTCAGCGGTCGACAACGCCGGGGCCTCGGAACTGATCTTACTCAAGCTCTCGCATTTCTATGATTCCGGTGCGTTCAGCGACGATGCGTTCGAGGCAGACGACTGGGAAGCGCTGTCGACGCTCCTGACCGACACGTTCGGGGCGTACGCATTCGACTTGGGTGCGGTGGGCGGCACTGATGCCCTCCTTGATGCAACACTCTCCGAGTTCGATGGACCGAAGATAGCGATCTTTTATCGGACGCTCACAGAGCACGACGACCCAGTCTCACTGCCTGATTTCACCGCGCCGTGGGCCGGCTGGGTAGCGAGTTCCTATCCAGACACAGCTACACCAGGGGATGTGCTGGCAAACGGTGTCAGGAACGACCACACTGAAACGGACCGGCTGGGCGAGACACAGTGGATCATCCGCGCACCAACAGATCTCTACAGCGGCGCACAGCAGACGAACGCGATGTTACCCCTGTACGAGCAAGTCGTCAGCGTCGCTCCGGAACTGAATCCGAACCTTATCCGTGTCGACTACTACGAAACGTCCGATATCGTCCCGCTCTGCCGCCGACTGAGTGTCGCCGGGCTGGATGGGACAAGTGATACGCCCCCGATTTCAGAAGGTGTCTACTCGGTCCACTCGGTAGAGACGGGAAACGTCATCGAAATCACGGATGGGGATACCAGCGACGGCGCGAGCGTGGTTGAGGCCGACTGGACTGAGAGTGACCACCAGCGGTTCAGCATCCAACCGACTGGCGACGGCACGTACCGACTCGACGCAGTACACAGCGGCAAGGTACTCGATGTAGAAAACGAAGGAACAGACGACGCGGTCGACATCATCCAGTGGCCCTGGACCGGGAATGCGAACCAGCGGTGGTACGCTGTATCAGTCGGAGACGACCGCTACGCGTTCATCAACAAACACAGCGGTCGCGTGCTTGACGGCGAACAACCCGGCGCGAACGTCCACCAGTGGCACTGGGAAGGGGACCCAAATCAACAGTGGACCCTCCATAGTCGGTGA
- a CDS encoding PadR family transcriptional regulator has protein sequence MTTYHDLMGFQRDLLEAIAAVDDDPYGLALKAYLDERYADPINHSRLYQNLDQLVEQDLINRDDLDARTNVYTLTDAGRHELQHHAETLAGLCELARPVADGGARQ, from the coding sequence ATGACGACCTACCACGACCTGATGGGCTTCCAGCGCGACCTCTTGGAAGCCATCGCCGCCGTCGACGATGATCCCTACGGCCTCGCGCTCAAGGCCTATCTCGACGAGCGCTACGCCGACCCGATCAACCACAGCCGCCTCTACCAGAATCTCGACCAGCTCGTTGAGCAGGACCTCATCAACCGAGACGACCTCGACGCCCGCACCAACGTGTATACGCTGACTGACGCTGGCAGACACGAACTCCAGCACCACGCGGAAACACTCGCAGGCCTGTGTGAGCTGGCCCGACCCGTCGCTGATGGGGGTGCCCGACAGTGA